The genomic interval CAGGGATATCTCCCCTATTATAATGAAGATTTCAGCATTCAATTGAAGCTGGCTTCCGGCACGGTGTACGAGTTCCGGGGAACGGCGGAGGCGACGGTTACGGAAATAAAGGCGATGAACCGGAAACAGATAGTTCAGGAAATGAACGATGAAATCTCGAAGATGGGGCTTTCGAACGTCAGCGCCGAGGATACGCCGGAAGGAATCATGCTCAGCATCGAGAATATTCAGTTCGAGGCCGACTCCGCCCGGCTCATGGCCCAGGAAAAAGAGAAGATTCTCAGGATCGCGGCACTGCTCGAGCGCTACCCGGACAAGGAGCTCCTGATCAGCGGCCACACCGCGCTGGCGGGAACCGCCGCCGCGAGGCAGAAACTGTCCGAGGAACGGGCCGACGCGGTCGCGCGGTTTCTGGTAGAAAACGGAGTACGCAGCGAATACAACGTGTACACCCGGGGCTTCGGCGCCGAAAAGCCGCTTGTTCCGAACACCTCGGAAGACAACAGGGCGCGCAACCGCCGGGTTGAAATCACTATCCTGGAGAAATGACGTGAAGCTTGCAAACGTTGCAGTTTACTGCCGTGTAATGCATTTTGAAGGAGTCCGCAACCTTGCAAGTTTCGCGGATTAATGGTATTTATTAACCCATCGGGGACACACATGACATATTCTGAACCAACGGAACTTGCCATTCTCGCCTGTCCGGGCGGCGAGAAGTTTGCAGATGAAACCATAAAGCATTTGAATCATATCTATAGCCGCCGCTTTCGACAGAAAAGCGACGTTCTGGCGAAAAGATACGAAGTAGACCGGACGAATCTGGTCAAGGACGTGAATTTTTATAACGACCTTCAGACTTCGGACATCTGCATCCGCGGGGATATCACCAAATACCGGGCCCCGGAATTCAAGATAAAGGCCCGTTTCACCTGGTTCATGAACGGCGAATTCAAAACTGAAATCCTTGACTGCATCCGCGGCAAGGATGTTTTTATTTTCCAGGACGTGGAAAATCATCAGGAAATCATCCTGAACGAGGGCAAGAACAAGCTCAAGTTTTCCATAAACGACCACATTATGAGCTTGCTGGTGACCATCGACGCGGTCCGGCACGCCGGAGCCCAGAGAATCACCCTCGTCCTGCCCGTGTATCCCTACAGCCGCCAGCACAAGAAAAAAGGCCGAGAGGGACTCACCGCGAGCCTCTTGGGCCATTTGTACGAAAGCCTCGGCGTCAGCCAGATCATCACCCTCGACATTCATTCGCGCGAGATTGAAAACGCGTTTTACACAGCCCGCATCGAAAACCTTCACGCAAGCTATCAGATCATCAGGGAACTTTCCAAAATAGTGGACCTTACCAGCGAAGAGGACGATTTCGTCGTCGTTTCGCCCGATACCGGCGCGGTCGACCGGAACAAGTTCTACGCGACGGGGCTCAAGCGGCCGCTCGCGATGCTCTATAAGGAGCGGGATTATTCGGTCGTCACCCAGGACGCGAAGGCGACGAACATCAAATCGGTAAAGCTGCTGGGAGACGTCAGGGGGAAGGTCGCCTTCCTCGCCGACGATATGCTCGGAACCGGCGGAACCCTCCTGAAAGCCATGGAGTTCCTCAAGGAACAGGGCGCGACCAAGGTGATAGCGGCCATCAGCCTCCCCTTCTTCACCGGCAACGCGATCGAACAATTCGACGAAGCCTATAAAAAGGGCAACTTCTTCCGGATCATCGGAACGAACGCGGTATATCACGAAGAGCTGCTGACCAAGGAATGGTACATCAAGACGAACGTATCGGGCCTCTTCGCTCAGGTGATTTCGCGCATTCATCACAATCAATCGCTCAGCGACCTGCTGGACAACCGCAATATTATCGAGAAGCTCGTCGTCAAGCAGGATAAGCCCGCCGAAGAACAGGAATAATGAACCGAACCGTATTCGCCGTCGACATCGGGACGTCTTCGCTCAAAGCGGCTCTGATAGACAGCTTCGGCGAAGTTCTCGCGGCGGCGCGCGTACGCTTTCCGCGTGCGCAGCGAACCGGCGAGCACTGGGAAAACGCCCTTTCTTCCGCATGGGCGGCCGTTCATTCCCAGCTCGGCGATTTCACACCGAACGCCGTTTCCGTATCCGGCAACGGACCGACCCTCGCGAGCGTTTCGCAGGACGGACGCGCGTCGGCGGTTTTGTTATGGAACGATCCCGTTTCCCCGATTCCCGCAGAATCCGGCGCCGGAAAAACTCCCTCGCTGTTCATACCCCGCATTCAAGCCTTCCAATCGCTGTATCCCCGGGAATTTTCAGAGGCGTCGAGCCTTCTTTCCGGCCCCGAATACATCGTCTGGAGGCTGACCGGCAGCCCGGTTACGATTCTCCCGGATCCGCGCTATGAAAAAGCATACTGGACCGCCGGGGATCTAAGCGCTACAGGATTGTCCGGCGTTCCGCTCGCGCCCTTCCTGCTGGCGGGACAGAGATTCGGACTCACGAACGGAACAGCGGGAATACCGGCTGGCATTCCCGTGACCGGCTGCGGACCGGACTTTACCGCGGCCCTTCTGGGAACCGGAACCATCGAACCCGGAACGGCCTGCGACCGGGCGGGAACCAGCGAAGGCCTTAATCTGTGCCTCGGCGAACCGATTTCAGCCGAAGCGGTGAGAACGCTGCCGGGCGCGGTTCCCGGAGTTTGGAACGCATCGTACATTCTCAGCGAGACCGGAGCCATTTTTCACACCTGGAGGCGGGACAACGGACTCGCCGCAATGCAGTACCCCGAACTCATGAAACAGATCGAGCAAAGCCCGATAGTTCCGGAGCATCAGGGAATCCTTCATCCCGGGAGAAAGGTAGTCGAGGAAATCGGATTCGCCGTGCGCCGGGGGATCGAGACGCTGAACGCTATCGCCGGGAAAGACCTGGTATGGCGGCTTTCGGGCGGACAAGCGCGAAACGAGATCTGGAACCGGATGAAGGCCGACATTACCGGCGCCCGATTCGCCCTCACGCGCACGCCGGACGGAGAGCTCATGGGCGACGCGATCGCCGGCTTCGCCATGCTCGGAGAGTACGCTTCGATGGAAGAAGCCGCGCGCGCGATGGTGCGGATAGACAAAATATACGAACCCGATCCTGAAAACCACCTGCTTTATACGGAGAAGTACCGCACGCATGCGCATTTATAAAATTCCCGAACAGATCTCCTGCATCATTTTCGATATCGATTCCACGTTGTACACCCACGGAGAATACGCCCGCGAACAGGTCGATATACAGATCCGCCGCTTCGCTGATCTGCGGGGAATGTCTGCCGAGGAGGGCCGTACGCTGGTAGCGGACTTCCGCGCCGAATACGAGAGGACGAACGGTAAAAAAATCAGCCTCGGCAACGCGCTCACTCACTTCGGCATCCCAATAGAGGAGAGCATCCGATGGAGGGAAGAGCTCATCGATCCGGGCCTTTTTCTGGTCCGCGACCTCAGGCTCCGGCGGACGCTGGAACAGCTCGGCGGCTCGTGCTACCTTGCCGCGGTGACCAACAATCCCGTAAAGCCGGCCCGGGCCACGCTCGAAGCCCTGCAGGTGCAAGACCTCTTTAAAACGCTCATCGGACTGGACACGACGAAGGTGTCGAAACCGCATGCGAAGCCCTTTCTCATGGCCGCCGAGGCCGCCGGCGCCGAGCCTGAACGCTGTTTATCAGTCGGAGACCGGTACGATATCGACATCGCCCTTCCGCTCGAGCTGGGGATGGGCGGAATCCTGGTGGACGGAGTCGAGGACGTGTACGGCATCCCCGATCTGCTGCCGCGGCGGGAAAGCCGATAAAAAAAGCCGAAGCCCGATGAACCGGACTTCGGCTTTTTTGCATGCCGTTATTTAGATTTTCACCCTGCGCGACTGCACGTCGAAGAGAACCGCCGCGACGAGGACCAGGCCGCGGACGATGTACTGATACGAAATGCCGACGCCGAGCAGGTTCATGCCGTTCGACAGCGACGACATGACGATGGCTCCGATGATCGTACCGGTTACCTTGCCGACGCCGCCTGAGGCGGAAACGCCGCCAACGTAAGCCGACGCGATCGCGTCGAGCTCGAAGCCGACGCCCGCGGTGGTCGTCGCGGACTGAAGCCTCGCGGTGTAGAGAATGCCGGCGAGGGCCGACAGAGTGCTCATCGAAGCAAACACGAAGAAGGTAACCGCGTTCACCTTGATTCCGCTCAGCTCGGCCGCCTCGGAGTTGCCGCCGACCGCATACACATGCCGGCCGAGAACGGTGTTGTTCATGAAGAAGTGATAGATAGCCACGACCACGATGACGATGACGACGGTCCAGGAGATTCCGTTGTACTGGGCGAGCTGCCAGCAGAAATACAGAATCAGCGCGGAGATGAACACCAGTTTTCCGATGAACATGTCCATGGTCTGGATTTCGAAATTGTACTTTTTCTTCTGGCTGCGGTTCCTGAATTCCCCGACGACGAAGAGCGCGATAGCGGCGACACCGATTGCCAGCGTAAGCAGATGCAGGTTTTCTCCCTTGAACGGATCCGGGATGAAGCCGTTGCCGAGCGCGTTGAAGAACTTGCTGTTAACGATGATCGTTCCGCTTCCTTCGGTGATGCGCAGAAGCGCTCCGCGGAAGATGAACATGCTTGCCAGGGACGCGACGAACGAAGGAACGCCCATCGAAGCGACCAGCCATCCGTGATACATGCCGATGAGGCAGCCTACCGCGACCGTTATCAACAGAACCAGCGGCATCGGCGCGCCTACGCGCATCAGCATCGCGGCGATCGCGCCAAGGAATCCCGCCACGAATCCGACCGAAAGGTCGATATGCTTGATGATCAGGACCAGCGTCATTCCGACGGCGAGAACCGCGACATAGCCGGTTTGATCGAACAGATTGCTGAGATTGCGGGGGGACATGAAAATGCCGCCCGAAAGAATGGTGAACAACACCATGATGACCATGAGCGCGATATACATACCGTAGTCGCGCGCGTTTTGCTTCAGCTCCCGAATATTCATATTGTCCTCCTCTCCTTACACCGTTGCCATCTTCATGATTTTTTCCTGCGTGGCTTCCTCGCCGGACACTTCTCCGGTTATCTTGCCTTCGCACACTACGTATATCCGGTCGCTCATTCCGAGAATCTCCGGAAGTTCGGAAGAGATCATGATGATGCTCAGGCCTTCCTCCACCAAGCGGTTCATGATGGTGTAGATCTCGTACTTCGCGCCGACGTCGATGCCGCGCGTCGGTTCGTCGAGTATCAGAATGTCCGGATCCACCAGCAGCCACTTCCCGAGAGAGACCTTCTGCTGGTTTCCTCCGGAAAGCTTGCGGACCTTCGATTCGATCGACGGAGTCTTGATCTTCAGGTTCTTGCGGTATTCCTCGGCGACGCGGATCTCTTCGTTTTTATTGATGACGAAGCGAGACACGAGCTCCTTGAGGCTCGCGATGGAGAGGTTCTGCTTCACGTCCTGATCGAGAATCAATCCGTCTTTTTTGCGGTCTTCGGACACGTAGGCGATTCCGGCCTTGATCGCATCCAGCGGATGCTTGATCTCGGTCTTCTTTCCGTCTACGAAGAGCTCTCCTGAAACCTTGTAGTGCTTCGGGTTTCCGAACACGCTCAGCGCGAATTCGGTCCGTCCGGCTCCCATCAGGCCCGCTATTCCGAGAATCTCTCCCTTTCGCACGTTGATGTTCATATCGGTGAGAATCTGGCGGCTTACCGAGTAATCGTAGGCGGTCCAGTTCTTTACTTCGAAGCGGACATCGCCGATCGCTTTGTTCTGCCGCTTGGGATAGATGTTTTCGATTTCGCGGCCGACCATGTTTTTGATGATGAGCTCTTCGCTCAGTTCGGCGCGGCCGAAGGTGTTCACCGTCTTTCCGTCGCGGAGGACGGTGACTGTGTCGGCGATCTTCATCACTTCCTTCAGCTTATGGGAAATCATGATGCAGGTGACTCCCTGCTTTTTCAGCTCGAGAATCAGGTTCAGCAGGTTGTCGCTGTCGTCTTCGTTCAGGGCGGCAGTCGGCTCGTCGAGGATGAGCAGGCGGACATCCTTGCTCAGAGCCTTGGCGATTTCTATCAGCTGCTGTTTTCCGACGCCGAGGCTGCGGATCTTCGCGCTGGGGTCAACGTCGAGGCCGACCTTTTCCAGCTGGAGCTTCGCTTTTCTGATCGTCTCGTTCCAGTCGATGAGACGTCCTTTCCGTTGTTCATTTCCGAGATATATATTCTCGTACACCGATAGATCGGGGACGAGGGCGAGTTCTTGATAAATGATCGCGAGGCCTGCGTGTTCGCTGTCGCGGATGGAATTATATTGTTGAACCTTACCGTCCAGAACGATGTCGCCGGAATACGTGCCGTGCGGATACACGCCGCTGAGAACCTTCATGAGCGTCGATTTTCCCGCTCCGTTCTCTCCGACCAGAAAGTGGATTTCCCCTTCTTCTACCTTAAAGGTGACGTCGTCAAGCGCCTTGACTCCCGGGAATTCCTTCGTAATATGAGACATTTCCAGAATGGTTTTACCCATCTTTTCCTCCAAAAAAAAGAAAACAGACAAGGGCCGGCTTTCACCTGGAGGAGAAGACGGCCGCTTGTCTGTTAGAAACCTGGTTGGTTAGAGTCCGGTGAAATCGGAAGCGGGATAGTAGCCTGAATCGATCAGGGCAGCTTTCACGTTCTTCTGGTCGACGGTTACGACTTCGGTCTGCTTCGCGGCGACCTGCTTCTTGCCGTTGTCGTAGGAACCGGTGGTCACGGGAGTCTTTCCTGCGAGAACGTCGGTTGCCATTTTAACGGAGTCGCGGACGAGGGTGCGGACGTCCTTGAAAACGGTCATGGACTGCTTTCCGTCGATGATGTACTGGACGGAAGCTTTCTCGGCATCCTGTCCGGTTACGAAGAACTTGGAAACATCCTTGTCCTTGGCGAATTCGTCCGCGATGGCGCGGGCGGTTCCGTCGTTCGGAGCGAGGATGAAGCAAACGCCCTTGTCGGCGGCTGTCGCGCTGGTAAGGTTGTCGGCTGCTTTCTTTTTCGCTACGTCGAAGTTCCAGTCGGTGGTGACCTGTCCGATGATCTTGGCCATTTCAGCGCGGGTAAGATCTTTCTTTCCCTTGAGAGCGAGAGCTTCGGCGGAGTTCTTGATCACGAGGGTGCCGTCGGCGATCTTAGGCTGGAGAACTTCCCAAGCGCCCTGGAAGAACAGGAATGCGTTGTTGTCGGAAGCGGCGCCGGCATACAGGTACAGGGGATTGGAAGCCTTGCCTGCTCCGAGGTTGTTCAGAAGGTACTGAGCCTGTGCGCGGCCTACGGATACGGAGTCGAAGGTGACATAGTAGTCTACCGCGGTTGTATCGGTGATGAGGCGGTCGTAGGAAATAACGGTTACGCCTTCTTTCTTGGCGGCTTCAGCGGCTGCGGCCGCGGCGGTTCCGTCCTGCGGGCAAATGATAAGAACCTTGATTCCCTTGGTGAGAAGGGTTTCTACGTTCTGCTTTTCCTTTCCGGAATCGCCCTGGCTGAACAGAAGCTCGACGTTCGCCTGGCCTTTGAGAGCTTCAAGGAAGCGGGCTTCGTCCTGAACCCAGCGGGGCTCGTCTTTTGTGGGAAGTACGATACCGACGTCTACCTTTGCCTTCTGCTGGCTACCGCCTGCGAACGCAACGGACGCAACCATCAGAAGCGCTGTCGCGGCGACGATGACTTTAGAAAATTTTTTCATGAATTCCTCCTTACGAACTTTGGAAACTAGATTTCCCTGATAGAATCCTAACAGTCAAAGGGGGATTGAAACAAAGAAGCTTCTGGGGATTATTGCAAAGTGAAGAAGATTTTGGCAGGAAGGAAGATCAGAAGGGCCGAACGACCGGTAAAATATTGTGGTCAAAAAAACACTGCTCCGAAAACGCCGTATATTCGATCCTGAAATGCGTTATTGATGCTCGGGAGGACGTTTGTTCGCAGGAATATTCCGGTAAATCTCGTTCGCGGAATGAAAACCCGATCGAATAATGATTTCGTCGATATTATCCCTGTTCACCTCGACCGGCTGAAACCACATAACGGGAACGTCCTGAACCCCGTCGAATATGCTGTCTGAAGGGGCGGTAAAGGAACCGTCTGCAAGGGCGACTGCCTGCACGGCAGCCTCCCGGGCGAGCGCTGAAATCG from Teretinema zuelzerae carries:
- the prs gene encoding ribose-phosphate diphosphokinase; the protein is MTYSEPTELAILACPGGEKFADETIKHLNHIYSRRFRQKSDVLAKRYEVDRTNLVKDVNFYNDLQTSDICIRGDITKYRAPEFKIKARFTWFMNGEFKTEILDCIRGKDVFIFQDVENHQEIILNEGKNKLKFSINDHIMSLLVTIDAVRHAGAQRITLVLPVYPYSRQHKKKGREGLTASLLGHLYESLGVSQIITLDIHSREIENAFYTARIENLHASYQIIRELSKIVDLTSEEDDFVVVSPDTGAVDRNKFYATGLKRPLAMLYKERDYSVVTQDAKATNIKSVKLLGDVRGKVAFLADDMLGTGGTLLKAMEFLKEQGATKVIAAISLPFFTGNAIEQFDEAYKKGNFFRIIGTNAVYHEELLTKEWYIKTNVSGLFAQVISRIHHNQSLSDLLDNRNIIEKLVVKQDKPAEEQE
- a CDS encoding xylulokinase; translated protein: MNRTVFAVDIGTSSLKAALIDSFGEVLAAARVRFPRAQRTGEHWENALSSAWAAVHSQLGDFTPNAVSVSGNGPTLASVSQDGRASAVLLWNDPVSPIPAESGAGKTPSLFIPRIQAFQSLYPREFSEASSLLSGPEYIVWRLTGSPVTILPDPRYEKAYWTAGDLSATGLSGVPLAPFLLAGQRFGLTNGTAGIPAGIPVTGCGPDFTAALLGTGTIEPGTACDRAGTSEGLNLCLGEPISAEAVRTLPGAVPGVWNASYILSETGAIFHTWRRDNGLAAMQYPELMKQIEQSPIVPEHQGILHPGRKVVEEIGFAVRRGIETLNAIAGKDLVWRLSGGQARNEIWNRMKADITGARFALTRTPDGELMGDAIAGFAMLGEYASMEEAARAMVRIDKIYEPDPENHLLYTEKYRTHAHL
- a CDS encoding HAD family hydrolase, which produces MRIYKIPEQISCIIFDIDSTLYTHGEYAREQVDIQIRRFADLRGMSAEEGRTLVADFRAEYERTNGKKISLGNALTHFGIPIEESIRWREELIDPGLFLVRDLRLRRTLEQLGGSCYLAAVTNNPVKPARATLEALQVQDLFKTLIGLDTTKVSKPHAKPFLMAAEAAGAEPERCLSVGDRYDIDIALPLELGMGGILVDGVEDVYGIPDLLPRRESR
- a CDS encoding sugar ABC transporter permease, with translation MNIRELKQNARDYGMYIALMVIMVLFTILSGGIFMSPRNLSNLFDQTGYVAVLAVGMTLVLIIKHIDLSVGFVAGFLGAIAAMLMRVGAPMPLVLLITVAVGCLIGMYHGWLVASMGVPSFVASLASMFIFRGALLRITEGSGTIIVNSKFFNALGNGFIPDPFKGENLHLLTLAIGVAAIALFVVGEFRNRSQKKKYNFEIQTMDMFIGKLVFISALILYFCWQLAQYNGISWTVVIVIVVVAIYHFFMNNTVLGRHVYAVGGNSEAAELSGIKVNAVTFFVFASMSTLSALAGILYTARLQSATTTAGVGFELDAIASAYVGGVSASGGVGKVTGTIIGAIVMSSLSNGMNLLGVGISYQYIVRGLVLVAAVLFDVQSRRVKI
- a CDS encoding ATP-binding cassette domain-containing protein, with translation MGKTILEMSHITKEFPGVKALDDVTFKVEEGEIHFLVGENGAGKSTLMKVLSGVYPHGTYSGDIVLDGKVQQYNSIRDSEHAGLAIIYQELALVPDLSVYENIYLGNEQRKGRLIDWNETIRKAKLQLEKVGLDVDPSAKIRSLGVGKQQLIEIAKALSKDVRLLILDEPTAALNEDDSDNLLNLILELKKQGVTCIMISHKLKEVMKIADTVTVLRDGKTVNTFGRAELSEELIIKNMVGREIENIYPKRQNKAIGDVRFEVKNWTAYDYSVSRQILTDMNINVRKGEILGIAGLMGAGRTEFALSVFGNPKHYKVSGELFVDGKKTEIKHPLDAIKAGIAYVSEDRKKDGLILDQDVKQNLSIASLKELVSRFVINKNEEIRVAEEYRKNLKIKTPSIESKVRKLSGGNQQKVSLGKWLLVDPDILILDEPTRGIDVGAKYEIYTIMNRLVEEGLSIIMISSELPEILGMSDRIYVVCEGKITGEVSGEEATQEKIMKMATV
- a CDS encoding sugar ABC transporter substrate-binding protein, with amino-acid sequence MKKFSKVIVAATALLMVASVAFAGGSQQKAKVDVGIVLPTKDEPRWVQDEARFLEALKGQANVELLFSQGDSGKEKQNVETLLTKGIKVLIICPQDGTAAAAAAEAAKKEGVTVISYDRLITDTTAVDYYVTFDSVSVGRAQAQYLLNNLGAGKASNPLYLYAGAASDNNAFLFFQGAWEVLQPKIADGTLVIKNSAEALALKGKKDLTRAEMAKIIGQVTTDWNFDVAKKKAADNLTSATAADKGVCFILAPNDGTARAIADEFAKDKDVSKFFVTGQDAEKASVQYIIDGKQSMTVFKDVRTLVRDSVKMATDVLAGKTPVTTGSYDNGKKQVAAKQTEVVTVDQKNVKAALIDSGYYPASDFTGL